One genomic region from Bacteroidota bacterium encodes:
- a CDS encoding flippase, producing MDSALRIKRNSFFSFLSSFVRLFTNFLLFVGIARIYGPEAFGQYTIAHTYLILFYIFADFGFDLLLTTEIARSPDCTSELVQRFLPLKMIFALGSIVLMTLIAAISNFSPPTQLLMMVLSISIIGNSVTSFFFALFKGHEILFEETRTSFFQNIFLLIGLFILGLLHVPLIYIALLFACSKLIGVILIVPRTSKIAKLDTFKISFTGWRKTFKQGLPFGIHLLFGTLYFQLDTILLAYWKDDISVGFYQPGMKLIVLILVIPDVLISALLPTLVRLHSENRERWIRLNTLLGKTLMFIGLPFSVSLFVYADEIIRLVYGSGNFIESIPILRIFAFILFIRFASETFALILTTSKQQTIRMYIVVAVTFMNFLLNAYAIPKYGIQGAALVSLITNAVAGILYIIAVSVKSFGPIFLFGIRQILVTGITIIMVISFIALGIHSLVLGLIIMMISYVLIVYFIGYSIEDRSLLFAFKKII from the coding sequence ATGGATTCAGCACTGCGAATAAAGCGGAATTCGTTCTTTTCATTTTTATCTTCTTTCGTTCGTTTGTTTACAAATTTTTTACTTTTCGTGGGTATTGCACGTATCTATGGCCCCGAAGCTTTCGGACAATATACAATTGCACATACTTACCTAATATTATTTTATATTTTCGCTGACTTCGGTTTTGACCTCCTGCTAACTACCGAAATCGCTCGCTCTCCCGATTGTACGAGTGAATTAGTTCAAAGATTTCTACCATTAAAAATGATTTTTGCACTTGGTTCAATTGTTCTTATGACTCTGATCGCGGCGATATCAAATTTTAGCCCTCCCACACAATTACTCATGATGGTTCTAAGCATAAGCATCATCGGGAATTCTGTTACAAGTTTTTTCTTTGCCTTATTCAAAGGACATGAAATATTATTTGAGGAAACGAGGACTTCATTTTTTCAAAACATTTTTCTTCTTATTGGATTGTTCATCCTAGGATTGTTACATGTACCTTTAATCTATATTGCATTATTGTTTGCATGTAGTAAATTAATTGGTGTTATACTCATTGTTCCAAGAACTTCCAAGATCGCGAAGCTTGACACATTCAAGATATCATTCACTGGCTGGCGTAAAACTTTTAAGCAGGGACTCCCGTTCGGTATTCATCTTTTATTTGGAACTTTATATTTTCAATTAGATACAATCCTGTTAGCTTACTGGAAAGATGATATATCGGTGGGGTTTTATCAGCCCGGGATGAAACTCATTGTATTAATACTTGTTATTCCAGATGTTTTGATAAGCGCATTACTCCCTACGCTCGTTAGGCTACACTCTGAGAATAGAGAACGTTGGATACGTCTCAACACACTACTTGGAAAAACATTAATGTTTATCGGTCTCCCATTTTCAGTCTCGCTTTTTGTTTACGCTGATGAGATAATTCGACTTGTATATGGATCAGGTAACTTTATTGAGTCTATACCTATTTTACGTATATTTGCTTTTATTCTTTTTATAAGATTTGCTTCTGAGACTTTTGCTCTTATTCTTACAACATCCAAACAACAAACGATACGTATGTATATAGTTGTGGCAGTAACATTTATGAATTTTTTGTTGAATGCTTATGCGATTCCCAAGTATGGTATTCAAGGCGCTGCCCTAGTTTCTCTTATTACAAATGCCGTCGCTGGTATATTATACATAATTGCGGTATCCGTTAAATCATTCGGGCCGATTTTCTTGTTCGGTATTCGCCAGATTCTTGTTACAGGTATCACTATCATTATGGTAATTTCTTTTATCGCATTAGGGATACATTCTCTTGTTCTAGGTTTAATAATCATGATGATCTCTTATGTATTGATCGTATATTTTATCGGATACTCAATTGAAGATAGGTCGCTGTTATTCGCATTCAAAAAAATAATTTAA
- a CDS encoding SLBB domain-containing protein, translated as MIKIKNIVFFLLLLFTSTVFGQFGKDKEASNIFDSFDSKSRQAQQLMQQPQQVALEGAVDPEKYFVGPSDKIAVNIWISPAVNFVLTVTPEGTLIIPTVGEVKVADKTLAEVKKIVNTEVRKKYITSEITITLLEPRPIIVTVSGNVLNPALYTLSSVDRVDKALQAANTVAQRQTHGELSAVLEKMSTRNILLKRKDGSTIRIDIPKFLATKEDKQNPYLREGDVVIVPRKNPYKNVIGIYGEVNNPGRFEYVEGDSITDALKIALGCTRLANLDSIEFSRLDSDAKILETRILKLSEINNGNSKNILLEPGDRIIVKQKLEMREDFVVYIGGEIKYPGTYPITKNNTRLSDALRSAGGFTEFASLKSAELYRRSVSSREIDIERIMSMRGSISIDDTASYYMETELRLQKEIVNVDFEKLFLQNDKSQDVLLKDGDYIQIPSIKNTIYVFGQVITPGHIPFMKGGLMEYYIAKCGGFTDAARKGDVKIIKSKTKQWLDPDETTIEEGDYIWVPKTPERTFAYYTTVLAQTASILSVVVGIAVLIVQVSK; from the coding sequence TTGATTAAAATTAAAAACATAGTTTTCTTTCTGCTATTACTTTTTACATCAACTGTATTTGGACAGTTTGGCAAAGACAAGGAAGCAAGCAATATCTTTGATAGCTTTGATTCGAAATCCCGACAAGCGCAGCAATTAATGCAGCAACCACAACAAGTAGCTTTAGAAGGAGCAGTTGATCCTGAAAAATATTTTGTAGGACCTTCTGATAAAATTGCTGTAAACATCTGGATAAGTCCTGCAGTTAATTTTGTCCTGACAGTTACCCCTGAAGGTACACTGATTATTCCTACAGTTGGTGAAGTGAAAGTTGCTGATAAGACTTTAGCCGAGGTAAAAAAAATAGTTAATACCGAAGTCCGCAAAAAATATATTACAAGTGAGATAACTATAACTCTACTAGAACCGCGACCAATTATAGTTACCGTATCAGGAAATGTATTGAATCCGGCGCTCTATACTCTGTCATCGGTTGATCGTGTCGATAAAGCACTACAAGCTGCCAATACAGTGGCACAGCGGCAAACTCATGGAGAACTTTCCGCAGTCCTCGAAAAAATGTCCACCCGAAACATTCTTTTAAAACGAAAAGACGGTTCAACCATCAGGATAGATATTCCAAAGTTTTTAGCTACAAAAGAAGACAAACAGAATCCCTACCTTCGCGAAGGGGATGTTGTTATTGTACCGAGGAAAAATCCATATAAGAATGTTATCGGTATTTACGGCGAAGTAAATAATCCGGGAAGATTCGAGTACGTCGAGGGCGACAGCATTACCGATGCTTTGAAAATAGCACTTGGTTGTACACGTTTGGCAAATTTGGATAGTATCGAGTTCTCGCGTCTCGACAGCGACGCAAAAATCCTGGAAACGAGAATACTAAAACTGAGCGAAATTAATAACGGAAATTCCAAAAATATCCTTCTTGAGCCGGGTGATAGAATTATTGTTAAACAAAAATTAGAGATGAGGGAAGATTTTGTTGTATATATCGGTGGCGAAATCAAATATCCCGGCACATACCCGATTACAAAAAACAATACACGTTTATCCGATGCACTCCGATCGGCTGGTGGTTTTACAGAATTTGCATCTTTAAAATCGGCTGAACTTTACAGGCGATCTGTCTCATCACGCGAGATAGATATAGAACGGATTATGAGCATGCGCGGCAGCATTTCTATCGACGATACAGCTTCATACTATATGGAAACTGAGCTTCGCCTCCAAAAAGAAATCGTGAACGTAGATTTCGAAAAATTATTTTTACAAAATGATAAATCGCAGGATGTTTTACTCAAAGATGGCGACTACATCCAAATACCTTCTATAAAAAATACTATTTATGTTTTTGGGCAAGTTATTACCCCCGGACATATACCGTTCATGAAAGGCGGGTTGATGGAATACTACATTGCCAAATGCGGCGGTTTCACCGATGCAGCCCGCAAAGGTGATGTTAAAATAATTAAAAGTAAAACAAAACAATGGCTTGATCCAGACGAAACAACAATTGAAGAAGGTGATTATATCTGGGTGCCCAAGACACCAGAAAGAACATTTGCCTACTACACTACTGTCTTAGCTCAAACTGCGAGTATATTGAGTGTTGTAGTGGGAATTGCGGTATTAATTGTACAGGTATCTAAATAA
- a CDS encoding dTDP-4-dehydrorhamnose 3,5-epimerase family protein, which translates to MFKDAPINGVAVKILSKYSDQRGWLIETFRNDELLTEFHPAMAYISMTNPQVARGPHEHIDQSDLFGFIGPSTFKIYLWDNRKDSPTYLNKMTVLAGEDEPKSILVPPGIVHAYKNIGDTLGMVTNYPNRLFMGNGKKEKVDEIRHEKDPNTIFKIED; encoded by the coding sequence ATGTTCAAAGACGCCCCGATCAATGGTGTGGCAGTTAAAATACTCAGTAAATATTCAGACCAACGCGGTTGGCTTATCGAAACTTTTCGCAACGATGAACTTTTAACAGAATTTCATCCCGCTATGGCTTACATTTCAATGACAAATCCTCAAGTCGCACGGGGTCCCCACGAGCACATTGATCAGTCAGATTTGTTTGGATTCATCGGTCCCTCAACTTTTAAAATTTATCTTTGGGATAACAGAAAAGATTCCCCAACTTATCTGAATAAAATGACTGTTCTTGCCGGTGAAGATGAACCAAAATCGATACTCGTTCCACCCGGCATCGTTCATGCGTATAAAAATATCGGAGATACATTAGGTATGGTTACAAACTACCCAAACCGATTGTTTATGGGCAACGGGAAAAAAGAAAAAGTTGACGAAATCCGACACGAAAAAGACCCTAACACAATTTTTAAAATTGAAGATTAA
- a CDS encoding Wzz/FepE/Etk N-terminal domain-containing protein, whose product MEEIKEEDKTITLGATLLDFISILTKYRRFLVWFILSVTIITTVIAFISPKWYKATASVFPAEQADLFSSMDGISSLVKTFAPGKKLGSLTGPSETDRYIAILKSSTVLGEVIKKFDLVKVYDISSYPIEKTTKELLSNVAIEVQDEGNLTISVYDKSPQRAAEMANYFVGLLNKTNSELHAQNARGNREFIEQRYNQNLIDMKNSEEALKTFQKKFGVIAMPEQIEASIKAGAEIVGKLTSKEVELNIMKRTLSEESPLVATAKIEVQELQKKINEMNSGIAIGDDQMKILIPFKQAPELGAEYIRLYRNLEIQYKILQFITPLFEQAKVEERRSTPSVIVLDLAGVPERKAKPKVSLYVLMAFVISSVIGLFIIFTREMFDRLSQSNPEKYNYIFKILKKDWFGLKIKRQKE is encoded by the coding sequence ATGGAAGAGATTAAAGAAGAAGATAAAACAATTACGTTAGGTGCGACATTACTTGACTTTATCTCAATATTAACAAAGTATCGGCGTTTTTTAGTATGGTTTATACTGAGCGTAACTATTATTACAACTGTTATTGCTTTTATAAGTCCAAAATGGTACAAAGCGACAGCATCTGTTTTCCCGGCCGAGCAAGCTGATTTGTTTTCTAGTATGGATGGGATTTCTTCATTAGTAAAAACATTTGCACCCGGTAAAAAATTAGGTTCATTGACCGGTCCTTCTGAAACAGATAGATATATTGCAATACTAAAAAGTTCAACCGTTTTAGGTGAAGTGATAAAGAAGTTTGATTTAGTTAAGGTTTACGATATTTCCAGTTATCCAATAGAAAAAACAACAAAAGAATTACTCTCAAACGTTGCAATTGAAGTTCAAGATGAAGGCAACTTAACGATTTCAGTTTACGATAAAAGTCCACAACGCGCTGCTGAAATGGCTAACTATTTTGTGGGATTATTGAATAAGACAAATTCTGAACTTCATGCACAAAATGCCCGAGGAAATAGAGAATTTATTGAGCAAAGATATAATCAGAATCTAATTGATATGAAAAATAGTGAAGAGGCATTAAAAACTTTCCAAAAGAAATTTGGCGTCATTGCTATGCCCGAACAAATAGAAGCATCAATAAAAGCGGGCGCCGAAATTGTTGGTAAATTGACTTCGAAAGAAGTTGAATTGAATATCATGAAACGAACGCTTTCAGAGGAAAGCCCACTCGTAGCAACCGCAAAAATAGAAGTCCAGGAATTACAAAAGAAAATCAATGAAATGAATTCGGGGATTGCTATTGGTGACGACCAGATGAAAATTTTAATCCCATTCAAGCAAGCACCCGAGTTAGGGGCTGAATACATTAGACTTTATCGCAATTTAGAAATTCAGTATAAGATTTTACAATTTATTACTCCATTGTTTGAACAGGCAAAAGTTGAAGAAAGAAGGAGCACGCCATCTGTAATTGTGCTCGACCTAGCTGGAGTTCCGGAGAGAAAAGCAAAACCGAAAGTATCTCTTTATGTATTAATGGCTTTTGTGATATCATCGGTTATAGGTTTGTTTATTATCTTCACGAGAGAGATGTTTGATAGATTATCCCAAAGCAATCCGGAAAAATATAACTATATTTTCAAGATCCTCAAGAAGGATTGGTTTGGGCTGAAGATCAAGCGCCAGAAAGAATAA
- a CDS encoding class I SAM-dependent methyltransferase: MVNINIKSKINLYEAKSSEYYQRLNPAVVSLLQPEERMLEVGCGDGTLGKISREKNLFREIYGIEIHAPSAKIAKSWSTQIFTSDIEGFDLSKVPEVNAIVCADVLEHLIDPWSLLNKLTQKLHNNGYILLSIPNARHIRVWGGLVFKGRFDYQTSGVLDKGHLRFFTLANLKELFELNNLYIDQVVCNVAPKGKLFNLLSLGLLKEFFTFQYVFRLRRKN, from the coding sequence ATGGTCAATATTAATATTAAAAGTAAAATAAATCTATACGAAGCAAAATCTTCAGAGTACTATCAACGCCTAAATCCAGCGGTGGTTTCTCTCTTACAACCGGAAGAAAGAATGCTTGAAGTTGGGTGTGGCGATGGAACTTTAGGCAAAATATCGAGGGAAAAAAATCTTTTTCGCGAGATATACGGAATTGAAATCCATGCACCTTCGGCAAAAATAGCAAAATCATGGTCCACCCAAATATTTACATCAGATATCGAAGGATTCGACCTGTCTAAAGTACCCGAAGTTAATGCCATCGTATGCGCTGATGTCTTAGAACATCTAATCGATCCTTGGTCATTACTTAATAAATTAACTCAAAAACTTCACAACAACGGATATATACTTCTTTCTATCCCAAACGCTCGCCATATACGAGTTTGGGGTGGCTTAGTATTCAAGGGAAGATTTGACTATCAGACATCAGGAGTGCTTGATAAGGGACATCTACGTTTCTTTACTCTTGCAAATTTAAAAGAATTATTTGAACTGAATAATTTATATATCGATCAAGTGGTTTGTAATGTGGCACCAAAGGGAAAACTTTTTAACTTGTTATCACTTGGATTACTAAAGGAGTTTTTCACTTTTCAATATGTTTTTCGATTACGAAGGAAGAACTAG
- the rfbB gene encoding dTDP-glucose 4,6-dehydratase → MKNLLVTGGAGFIGSNFLHYILEKHPDYKIVNFDKLTYAGNLENLKSIESNPNYNFERGDICDKEIVTNVIEKYQIDTVINFAAESHVDRSIVGAAVFVETNVLGTQVLLESAKEKGIEKFLQVSTDEVYGSLGSSGKFTEDTPLHPNSPYAASKTSADLFALAYQHTFGLPVVITRCSNNYGPYQFPEKLIPLMIANALNNKPLPVYGQGTNVRDWLHVIDHCEAIDVVLHKGKVGEVYNIGGNNEWKNIDIVKLLLAKLNKPESLITYVKDRPGHDLRYAIDATKIKNELGWQPRYTFEEGITETVEWYLNNKDWWQRIISGKYQEYYKNMYENR, encoded by the coding sequence ATGAAAAATCTCTTAGTCACCGGAGGAGCCGGGTTTATTGGCAGCAACTTCCTTCATTACATTCTTGAAAAACATCCCGATTATAAAATCGTAAATTTTGATAAACTTACTTATGCTGGCAACTTAGAAAACCTGAAAAGCATCGAATCAAATCCGAATTACAATTTTGAAAGAGGCGATATCTGTGACAAAGAAATTGTTACAAATGTTATTGAAAAATATCAAATTGATACGGTGATAAACTTTGCGGCTGAATCTCACGTCGACCGGAGTATTGTGGGCGCTGCCGTATTCGTTGAAACAAACGTCCTCGGAACTCAGGTGCTATTAGAATCAGCAAAGGAAAAAGGAATAGAAAAATTCCTACAAGTATCAACCGATGAGGTTTATGGTTCGTTAGGAAGTTCAGGAAAATTTACAGAAGATACTCCACTACATCCTAACAGTCCGTATGCGGCTTCCAAAACAAGCGCTGATTTGTTTGCTCTCGCGTATCAACATACATTCGGACTTCCCGTTGTAATAACCCGGTGCTCAAATAATTATGGACCGTATCAATTCCCTGAAAAATTAATTCCGTTGATGATAGCAAACGCGCTCAACAACAAACCCCTCCCTGTTTACGGGCAAGGCACAAACGTTCGCGACTGGCTGCATGTCATCGACCACTGCGAAGCTATTGATGTAGTACTTCACAAAGGAAAAGTTGGTGAGGTGTACAACATCGGCGGTAACAACGAATGGAAAAATATCGATATCGTCAAACTACTCTTAGCTAAATTGAACAAACCGGAAAGTTTGATTACGTATGTGAAAGACCGACCGGGGCACGACTTACGTTATGCAATCGATGCCACAAAAATCAAAAATGAACTTGGCTGGCAGCCACGTTATACATTCGAAGAAGGTATTACTGAAACAGTCGAATGGTATTTAAACAACAAGGACTGGTGGCAGCGAATCATCAGCGGCAAGTATCAAGAATACTACAAAAACATGTACGAAAATAGATAA
- a CDS encoding IS1380 family transposase has translation MELKIEFTDKEITPWGGMVLMKKLIEKTKINEVLERLYLPKQKSNRGYNPIQLINNFWVSLWSGANRFEHLEVTRFDKVIQNIFDWKRMAGHKSFQRYFKKFGQADNQRVFTELFKWFFNQIKL, from the coding sequence ATGGAACTAAAAATCGAATTTACAGACAAAGAAATCACACCTTGGGGCGGCATGGTTTTAATGAAGAAATTGATAGAAAAGACAAAAATAAATGAAGTTTTAGAAAGACTATACTTACCTAAACAGAAATCAAATCGAGGTTACAATCCGATACAGTTAATAAATAACTTTTGGGTGAGTCTATGGAGTGGTGCCAATAGATTTGAACATTTAGAAGTGACAAGATTTGATAAAGTGATACAAAATATATTCGATTGGAAAAGGATGGCTGGACATAAATCATTTCAAAGGTATTTTAAGAAATTCGGTCAAGCAGACAACCAGAGAGTTTTTACTGAACTGTTTAAGTGGTTTTTCAATCAGATAAAATTAG